From Juglans regia cultivar Chandler chromosome 8, Walnut 2.0, whole genome shotgun sequence, the proteins below share one genomic window:
- the LOC108984630 gene encoding uncharacterized protein LOC108984630 isoform X1: MAIRPSCKGRFKPNVSNMEDIQLNTTWEDVFCPICLEFPHNGVLLQCSSHEKGCHPFVCDTDHLHSNCLDRFKSAYGMSSASTSNVTPTENSEPVVSEGNYKPSCPLCRGEVTGWVVVDKARLYLDEKRRYCEEEQCKFMGTYLELQNHARLEHPHARPSKIDPARQLDWENFQQSSEIIDVLSTIHSEVPRGVVLGDYVIEYGDDETVDEFEDFPGDEGNWWTSCILYKVFDNFRSSRNRRRSRISDTRSGNHRTSYDSSISDGGSVTSVEYSEYRVDETDDDFVSTNVPRDTTNRRSYQRRRFRFYDN; encoded by the exons ATGGCCATAAGACCTTCATGTAAAGGAAGATTCAAACCCAATGTATCCAACATGGAAGATATTCAATTAAATACTACTTGGGAAGATGTGTTTTGCCCGATATGCTTGGAGTTTCCACACAATGGTGTACTCCTTCAATGCTCATCTCATGAGAAAGGATGCCATCCTTTTGTGTGTGACACAGACCATTTGCACTCAAATTGCTTAGACCGTTTCAAAAGTGCGTATGGTATGTCATCGGCTTCAACATCAAATGTAACTCCCACAGAAAACAGTGAGCCAGTGGTATCTGAAGGTAACTATAAACCAAGTTGTCCCTTGTGTAGAGGAGAGGTTACTGGGTGGGTGGTTGTTGACAAGGCTCGTCTATATCTAGATGAGAAGAGACGTTATTGTGAGGAGGAACAATGTAAATTTATGGGGACATATTTAGAACTGCAAAACCATGCTCGACTAGAGCACCCTCATGCTCGTCCATCAAAGATTGATCCTGCTCGTCAGCTTGATTGGGAGAATTTCCAGCAGTCCTCTGAGATCATAGATGTTTTGAGCACTATTCATTCCGAAGTCCCACGTGGTGTGGTTTTGGGAGACTATGTAATTGAATATGGGGATGATGAAACTGTAGATGAATTTGAGGACTTCCCTGGGGATGAGGGGAATTGGTGGACCTCTTGTATCCTTTATAAGGTGTTTGATAACTTCCGGAGTTCTAGAAACAGAAGAAGGTCAAGAATTAGTGATACAAGAAGTGGAAATCACCGTACAAGTTATGATAGTTCCATTTCTGATGGGGGTTCTGTAACGTCTGTAGAATATTCTGAGTATAGGGTAGATGAGActgatgatgattttgtgagTACAAATGTCCCAAGGGATACCACCAATCGTCGCAG TTATCAAAGACGCCGATTCCGCTTCTATGACAATTAG
- the LOC108984628 gene encoding HBS1-like protein isoform X1: protein MPRKVSYGVDYDEEYDDYEDYDVDYDLDVEDNGNVPQSKQETIKRGIWRCSICTYDNDESLSVCDICGVLRNPLINYGPGSDKKTARFKFDAPSPDDLVFDGLRSSKKVSKANSTDLKSSRVSSSIDQNIGVVGIKSSADRADISSSSMPKGRHHSEDGSNYSKNGTGNMPSSDKSSVSPAALTIKGRPDAIDESSSSSMSRGNPRSLTNNLNKMALDAGSGLSKNGNARVIRSNTEYKPENWMLPGQAEDTLNQLNLAIVGHVDSGKSTLSGRLLHLLGRISQKEMHKNEKEAKLQGKGSFAYAWALDESTEERERGITMTVAVAYFDSKKYHVVVLDSPGHKDFVPNMISGAAQADAAVLVIDASVGSFEVGMDSAKGQTREHAQLIRSFGVDQIIVAVNKMDAVDYSKERFDLIKQRLGTFLRSCGFRDSSIILVPLSAMENQNLVAAPSDVRLLSWYHGPYLLDAIDSLQPPMRDFSKPVLMPICDVLKLSSLGQVSACGKLEAGALRSGSKVLVMPSGNVGIVRSLERDSQACSFARAGDNVAVSLQGIDGSLVTAGGVLCHPDFPVAVAKHLELKVLVLDVTTPILIGSQLEFHVHHAKEAARVVRMLSLLDPKTGKVTKKAPRCLTAKQTAVVEVALQGPVCVEEFSSCRALGRVFLRALGRTIAVGIVTRIIEEQD from the exons ATGCCTCGTAAAGTGAGTTATGGAGTTGATTATGATGAAGAATATGATGACTATGAAGATTACGATGTTGATTATGATTTAGATGTAGAAGATAATG GCAATGTACCTCAGTCGAAGCAAGAAACTATTAAGCGTGGGATTTGGCGTTGCTCCATCTGCACGTATGATAATGATGAGAGTTTGTCTGTATGTGATATTTGTGGGGTTCTTCGTAATCCTTTGATCAATTATGGCCCCGGCAGTGATAAGAAAACAG CTCGTTTCAAGTTCGATGCTCCCTCCCCAGATGATTTGGTTTTTGATGGACTGCGTTCCTCCAAAAAGGTTTCAAAAG CCAACTCTACCGACTTGAAATCTTCAAGAGTTTCCTCAAGCATAGATCAGAATATTGGTGTAGTTGGCATAAAATCAAGTGCTGACAGGGCAGATATCTCATCTTCATCGATGCCAAAAGGCAGACACCATAGCGAGGATGGGAGCAATTATTCAAAGAATGGTACAGGCAACATGCCATCGAGTGATAAAAGCTCTGTTAGCCCAGCTGCATTGACTATAAAAGGCAGACCTGATGCAATAGATGAGAGCAGTAGTTCTTCAATGAGTAGGGGCAACCCACGAAGTCTTACCAATAATTTGAACAAAATGGCTTTAGATGCTGGATCTGGATTGTCAAAAAATGGTAATGCCAGAGTGATTCGTTCAAATACAGAATATAAACCTGAAAATTGGATGCTCCCTGGCCAAGCTGAAGATACATTGAATCAACTGAATCTTGCAATT GTTGGTCATGTTGATTCTGGAAAATCAACACTCTCTGGTAGACTACTACACCTTTTAGGGCGAATATCACAAAAAGAGATgcacaaaaatgaaaaggaggCTAAGTTACAG GGCAAGGGCTCCTTTGCTTATGCTTGGGCTTTGGATGAGAGCACTGAAGAAAGGGAAAGGGGAATAACTATGACAGTGGCTGTTGCATATTTTGATTCCAAAAAGTATCATGTTGTTGTGCTTGACTCACCAGGCCATAAGGATTTTGTACCAAACATGATATCTGGGGCAGCACAAGCGGATGCTGCAGTTCTTGTCATAGATGCCTCAGTTGGTTCATTTGAGGTTGGCATGGACAGTGCTAAGGGTCAAACACGGGAGCATGCACAACTTATCAGAAGTTTTGGTGTTGATCAAATTATAGTTGCAGTTAACAAAATGGATGCTGTGGATTACTCTAAGGAACGTTTCGATTTGATTAAACAGCGACTTGGAACATTTCTCCGTTCTTGTGGTTTTAGAGATTCTTCTATAATATTGGTCCCGTTGAGTGCCatggaaaatcaaaatttggtGGCAGCTCCTTCTGATGTTCGTCTGCTGTCCTG GTATCATGGACCTTATCTGCTGGATGCAATTGATTCCCTCCAACCTCCTATGAGAGATTTCTCAAAGCCTGTACTTATGCCCATATGTGATGTTCTTAAATTGTCTTCACTAGGGCAGGTGTCTGCCTGTGGTAAACTAGAAGCTGGAGCTCTCCGAAGTGGATCCAAG GTTCTAGTTATGCCATCAGGAAATGTAGGGATAGTGCGTTCCTTAGAACGGGATTCTCAGGCTTGTTCCTTTGCAAGAGCTGGTGACAACGTGGCTGTTAGTCTGCAAGGCATTGATGGGAGCCTTGTGACGGCAGGGGGCGTGCTATGTCACCCTGATTTTCCAGTTGCCGTTGCAAAACATTTGGAATTGAAAGTCCTTGTTTTGGATGTTACCACCCCAATTTTAATTGGCTCCCAG TTGGAATTTCACGTGCACCATGCAAAGGAAGCTGCAAGAGTGGTCAGAATGTTGTCTTTACTTGATCCAAAGACTGGCAAGGTGACAAAGAAGGCACCTCGCTGTCTTACTGCCAAGCAGACTGCTGTTGTTGAG GTGGCTTTGCAAGGGCCCGTGTGCGTAGAAGAGTTTTCAAGTTGTAGAGCTCTTGGGAGAGTGTTTCTAAGAGCATTAGGAAGAACAATTGCTGTCGGGATCGTAACCCGAATAATTGAGGAGCAGGATTAG
- the LOC108984629 gene encoding cytoplasmic 60S subunit biogenesis factor REI1 homolog 1-like has translation MTGLTCNSCNKEFADDVEQKLHYKSEWHRYNLKRKVAGVPGVTEALFLGRQAVLAQERGRSNETPMLYSCGLCGKGYRSSKAHAQHLKSRSHIMRVSEGTSHEEDKAIIKPLSRRVVSKPPQQVDDEESEDEWEEVDPEEDLVGEATKSLTELNVHEHATYVDMDDDEDGSDEYEELDPSSCFMCDLEHGTIENCMVHMHKQHGFFIPDIEYLKDPKGLLTYLGLKVKRDFMCLYCNERCHPFNSLEAVRKHMVAKSHCRVHYGDGDEEEEAELEEFYDYSSSYVDGDGKQLVASSDMDNTVELGIGGAELIITRRSEKGISTKSIGSREYLRYYRQKPRPSPMNNAAITAALASRYRSMGLATVQSREQMVRMKVMKQMNRSGVEAMRTKIGMKSNVIRNLPNNVPH, from the exons ATGACTGGGCTAACCTgcaactcctgcaacaaagagttCGCGGACGATGTGGAGCAAAAGCTACATTACAAGTCCGAATGGCACCGCTACAATCTTAAGCGCAAG gtCGCTGGGGTTCCTGGAGTGACTGAAGCACTATTTCTAGGTAGACAAGCTGTGCTTGCTCAAGAGAGAGGCCGGTCAAACGAAACACCTATGCTTTACAGTTGTGGTCTTTGTGGGAAAGGATATAGAAGTTCCAAGGCTCATGCTCAGCATCTAAAATCTCGAAGTCACATAATGCGGGTGTCTGAAGGAACAAGCCATGAAGAAGATAAGGCAATAATTAAGCCACTCTCCCGTCGCGTTGTGAGTAAACCACCCCAACAAGTAGACGATGAAGAAAGTGAAGATGAGTGGGAGGAGGTAGATCCTGAAGAAGACTTGGTTGGTGAGGCAACAAAGTCTTTAACTGAATTGAATGTACATGAACATGCCACCTATGTTGATATGGATGATGACGAGGATGGCAGTGATGAGTATGAGGAATTGGATCCATCTTCTTGTTTTATGTGTGATCTAGAGCATGGTACCATAGAGAACTGCATGGTTCACATGCATAAGCAGCATGGGTTCTTCATTCCAGATATCGAGTATCTGAAGGATCCAAAAGGGCTCCTTACTTATCTTGGGCTTAAG GTTAAGAGAGATTTCATGTGTCTGTACTGCAATGAGCGCTGTCACCCTTTTAACAGTTTGGAAGCAGTTAGGAAGCATATGGTGGCAAAAAGTCATTGCAGAGTACATTATGGCGATGGTGATGAGGAGGAGGAAGCAGAGTTGGAAGAATTCTATGATTATAGCAGcag TTATGTGGATGGGGATGGCAAGCAACTGGTTGCATCGAGTGATATGGACAACACAGTAGAACTTGGGATTGGTGGAGCTGAGCTCATTATAACCAGAAGATCTGAAAAGGGTATATCAACTAAAAGCATTGGTTCCCGGGAATATTTACGTTACTATCGTCAGAAACCACGCCCTTCACCTATGAACAATGCAGCTATTACCGCGGCACTGGCATCGAG GTACAGGAGCATGGGATTGGCTACTGTGCAGTCAAGAGAGCAGATGGTGAGGATGAAAGTGATGAAGCAAATGAATAGATCAGGAGTGGAGGCCATGCGCACGAAGATTGGGATGAAGAGCAACGTCATTCGGAACCTGCCTAACAATGTCCCGCACTAG
- the LOC108984630 gene encoding uncharacterized protein LOC108984630 isoform X2, with product MAIRPSCKGRFKPNVSNMEDIQLNTTWEDVFCPICLEFPHNGVLLQCSSHEKGCHPFVCDTDHLHSNCLDRFKSAYGMSSASTSNVTPTENSEPVVSEGNYKPSCPLCRGEVTGWVVVDKARLYLDEKRRYCEEEQCKFMGTYLELQNHARLEHPHARPSKIDPARQLDWENFQQSSEIIDVLSTIHSEVPRGVVLGDYVIEYGDDETVDEFEDFPGDEGNWWTSCILYKVFDNFRSSRNRRRSRISDTRSGNHRTSYDSSISDGGSVTSVEYSEYRVDETDDDFVSTNVPRDTTNRRSACLDV from the exons ATGGCCATAAGACCTTCATGTAAAGGAAGATTCAAACCCAATGTATCCAACATGGAAGATATTCAATTAAATACTACTTGGGAAGATGTGTTTTGCCCGATATGCTTGGAGTTTCCACACAATGGTGTACTCCTTCAATGCTCATCTCATGAGAAAGGATGCCATCCTTTTGTGTGTGACACAGACCATTTGCACTCAAATTGCTTAGACCGTTTCAAAAGTGCGTATGGTATGTCATCGGCTTCAACATCAAATGTAACTCCCACAGAAAACAGTGAGCCAGTGGTATCTGAAGGTAACTATAAACCAAGTTGTCCCTTGTGTAGAGGAGAGGTTACTGGGTGGGTGGTTGTTGACAAGGCTCGTCTATATCTAGATGAGAAGAGACGTTATTGTGAGGAGGAACAATGTAAATTTATGGGGACATATTTAGAACTGCAAAACCATGCTCGACTAGAGCACCCTCATGCTCGTCCATCAAAGATTGATCCTGCTCGTCAGCTTGATTGGGAGAATTTCCAGCAGTCCTCTGAGATCATAGATGTTTTGAGCACTATTCATTCCGAAGTCCCACGTGGTGTGGTTTTGGGAGACTATGTAATTGAATATGGGGATGATGAAACTGTAGATGAATTTGAGGACTTCCCTGGGGATGAGGGGAATTGGTGGACCTCTTGTATCCTTTATAAGGTGTTTGATAACTTCCGGAGTTCTAGAAACAGAAGAAGGTCAAGAATTAGTGATACAAGAAGTGGAAATCACCGTACAAGTTATGATAGTTCCATTTCTGATGGGGGTTCTGTAACGTCTGTAGAATATTCTGAGTATAGGGTAGATGAGActgatgatgattttgtgagTACAAATGTCCCAAGGGATACCACCAATCGTCGCAG TGCTTGCTTAGATGTATAG
- the LOC108984628 gene encoding HBS1-like protein isoform X2, whose product MAPAVIRKQLVSSSMLPPQMIWFLMDCVPPKRFQKPYYSLLAANSTDLKSSRVSSSIDQNIGVVGIKSSADRADISSSSMPKGRHHSEDGSNYSKNGTGNMPSSDKSSVSPAALTIKGRPDAIDESSSSSMSRGNPRSLTNNLNKMALDAGSGLSKNGNARVIRSNTEYKPENWMLPGQAEDTLNQLNLAIVGHVDSGKSTLSGRLLHLLGRISQKEMHKNEKEAKLQGKGSFAYAWALDESTEERERGITMTVAVAYFDSKKYHVVVLDSPGHKDFVPNMISGAAQADAAVLVIDASVGSFEVGMDSAKGQTREHAQLIRSFGVDQIIVAVNKMDAVDYSKERFDLIKQRLGTFLRSCGFRDSSIILVPLSAMENQNLVAAPSDVRLLSWYHGPYLLDAIDSLQPPMRDFSKPVLMPICDVLKLSSLGQVSACGKLEAGALRSGSKVLVMPSGNVGIVRSLERDSQACSFARAGDNVAVSLQGIDGSLVTAGGVLCHPDFPVAVAKHLELKVLVLDVTTPILIGSQLEFHVHHAKEAARVVRMLSLLDPKTGKVTKKAPRCLTAKQTAVVEVALQGPVCVEEFSSCRALGRVFLRALGRTIAVGIVTRIIEEQD is encoded by the exons ATGGCCCCGGCAGTGATAAGAAAACAG CTCGTTTCAAGTTCGATGCTCCCTCCCCAGATGATTTGGTTTTTGATGGACTGCGTTCCTCCAAAAAGGTTTCAAAAG CCTTACTACTCTTTACTTGCAGCCAACTCTACCGACTTGAAATCTTCAAGAGTTTCCTCAAGCATAGATCAGAATATTGGTGTAGTTGGCATAAAATCAAGTGCTGACAGGGCAGATATCTCATCTTCATCGATGCCAAAAGGCAGACACCATAGCGAGGATGGGAGCAATTATTCAAAGAATGGTACAGGCAACATGCCATCGAGTGATAAAAGCTCTGTTAGCCCAGCTGCATTGACTATAAAAGGCAGACCTGATGCAATAGATGAGAGCAGTAGTTCTTCAATGAGTAGGGGCAACCCACGAAGTCTTACCAATAATTTGAACAAAATGGCTTTAGATGCTGGATCTGGATTGTCAAAAAATGGTAATGCCAGAGTGATTCGTTCAAATACAGAATATAAACCTGAAAATTGGATGCTCCCTGGCCAAGCTGAAGATACATTGAATCAACTGAATCTTGCAATT GTTGGTCATGTTGATTCTGGAAAATCAACACTCTCTGGTAGACTACTACACCTTTTAGGGCGAATATCACAAAAAGAGATgcacaaaaatgaaaaggaggCTAAGTTACAG GGCAAGGGCTCCTTTGCTTATGCTTGGGCTTTGGATGAGAGCACTGAAGAAAGGGAAAGGGGAATAACTATGACAGTGGCTGTTGCATATTTTGATTCCAAAAAGTATCATGTTGTTGTGCTTGACTCACCAGGCCATAAGGATTTTGTACCAAACATGATATCTGGGGCAGCACAAGCGGATGCTGCAGTTCTTGTCATAGATGCCTCAGTTGGTTCATTTGAGGTTGGCATGGACAGTGCTAAGGGTCAAACACGGGAGCATGCACAACTTATCAGAAGTTTTGGTGTTGATCAAATTATAGTTGCAGTTAACAAAATGGATGCTGTGGATTACTCTAAGGAACGTTTCGATTTGATTAAACAGCGACTTGGAACATTTCTCCGTTCTTGTGGTTTTAGAGATTCTTCTATAATATTGGTCCCGTTGAGTGCCatggaaaatcaaaatttggtGGCAGCTCCTTCTGATGTTCGTCTGCTGTCCTG GTATCATGGACCTTATCTGCTGGATGCAATTGATTCCCTCCAACCTCCTATGAGAGATTTCTCAAAGCCTGTACTTATGCCCATATGTGATGTTCTTAAATTGTCTTCACTAGGGCAGGTGTCTGCCTGTGGTAAACTAGAAGCTGGAGCTCTCCGAAGTGGATCCAAG GTTCTAGTTATGCCATCAGGAAATGTAGGGATAGTGCGTTCCTTAGAACGGGATTCTCAGGCTTGTTCCTTTGCAAGAGCTGGTGACAACGTGGCTGTTAGTCTGCAAGGCATTGATGGGAGCCTTGTGACGGCAGGGGGCGTGCTATGTCACCCTGATTTTCCAGTTGCCGTTGCAAAACATTTGGAATTGAAAGTCCTTGTTTTGGATGTTACCACCCCAATTTTAATTGGCTCCCAG TTGGAATTTCACGTGCACCATGCAAAGGAAGCTGCAAGAGTGGTCAGAATGTTGTCTTTACTTGATCCAAAGACTGGCAAGGTGACAAAGAAGGCACCTCGCTGTCTTACTGCCAAGCAGACTGCTGTTGTTGAG GTGGCTTTGCAAGGGCCCGTGTGCGTAGAAGAGTTTTCAAGTTGTAGAGCTCTTGGGAGAGTGTTTCTAAGAGCATTAGGAAGAACAATTGCTGTCGGGATCGTAACCCGAATAATTGAGGAGCAGGATTAG